A single region of the Thermoanaerobacterium aotearoense genome encodes:
- the glpK gene encoding glycerol kinase GlpK: MSKYIMALDQGTTSSRAIIFDHSGNIVASLNKEFTQIYPNPGWVEHDPMEILDSQIEVAKAVLEKTGIKAEEIAAIGITNQRETTVVWDKNTGKPVYNAIVWQCRRTAPICDEIKSNGFDKEILKKTGLVVDAYFSGTKIKWILDNVEGAREKAENGDLYFGNIDSWLIWNLTGGKAHVTDYSNASRTMLFNIYELKWDKDILEYLDIPESMLPDVKPSSYVYGYTDKSIFGVEIPIAGDAGDQQAALFGQTCYDKGMAKNTYGTGCFMLMNTGEKAVPSKNGLLTTIAWGIDDKVEYALEGSIFIAGAAIQWLRDELKIIDNSPQSEEYAQRVSDTNGVYVVPAFVGLGAPYWDMYARGAILGLTRGVKREHIIRATLESLAYQTRDVLEAMQDDSGIKLSALKVDGGASANNFLMQFQADILGVPVDRPTVIETTALGASYLAGIATGFWSGREEVAKNWGVDRHFEPNMDDETREKLYAGWKKAVERSMNWAD, from the coding sequence ATGTCAAAGTATATAATGGCATTAGATCAAGGCACCACAAGTTCAAGGGCAATAATCTTTGATCACAGTGGCAACATAGTTGCATCACTAAACAAGGAGTTTACGCAGATATATCCTAATCCGGGATGGGTTGAACACGACCCTATGGAGATTTTGGATTCTCAGATAGAAGTGGCCAAGGCGGTGCTTGAAAAAACTGGGATTAAGGCAGAAGAGATTGCAGCAATCGGCATCACAAATCAAAGGGAGACGACTGTAGTCTGGGATAAAAACACAGGCAAGCCAGTGTACAATGCCATAGTGTGGCAGTGTAGGAGGACTGCACCTATCTGCGATGAAATCAAAAGCAACGGGTTTGATAAGGAAATTCTAAAGAAGACTGGTCTTGTAGTAGATGCTTATTTTTCAGGTACGAAGATAAAATGGATACTTGACAATGTGGAAGGTGCCAGGGAAAAAGCGGAAAATGGCGATCTTTACTTTGGAAATATTGATAGCTGGTTAATTTGGAATTTGACTGGTGGAAAAGCGCATGTGACAGACTATTCCAATGCTTCTCGCACGATGCTTTTCAACATATATGAATTGAAATGGGATAAAGACATATTAGAATATCTTGACATTCCAGAATCGATGCTTCCTGATGTTAAACCGTCCAGCTATGTATACGGATACACAGATAAAAGCATATTTGGAGTTGAGATACCTATAGCAGGTGATGCAGGCGATCAGCAAGCAGCATTATTTGGTCAAACCTGTTATGACAAGGGAATGGCTAAGAATACTTATGGAACCGGATGCTTTATGCTTATGAATACAGGTGAAAAGGCGGTTCCATCCAAGAATGGTTTGCTTACTACGATAGCATGGGGTATCGACGATAAAGTGGAATATGCTTTAGAAGGAAGCATATTTATAGCTGGTGCTGCTATACAGTGGCTAAGAGACGAGCTTAAAATTATTGACAATTCACCACAAAGTGAAGAATACGCTCAAAGAGTTAGCGACACAAATGGAGTATACGTAGTACCGGCATTTGTAGGATTAGGTGCACCTTACTGGGATATGTATGCGAGAGGCGCGATTTTAGGGTTAACAAGAGGTGTGAAAAGAGAGCACATAATAAGGGCGACTTTAGAATCTTTGGCATATCAGACAAGAGACGTCTTAGAGGCTATGCAGGATGATTCTGGCATAAAGCTAAGTGCGTTAAAGGTTGATGGTGGAGCATCTGCGAATAACTTCTTGATGCAGTTCCAGGCAGACATACTTGGTGTGCCTGTAGACAGACCTACTGTCATAGAGACGACTGCATTAGGCGCATCATATCTTGCAGGTATTGCTACAGGCTTCTGGAGCGGCAGAGAAGAAGTAGCAAAGAATTGGGGAGTTGACAGGCATTTCGAGCCTAACATGGATGATGAAACAAGAGAAAAACTCTATGCAGGATGGAAAAAAGCTGTAGAAAGGTCTATGAATTGGGCTGATTAA